In the Cannabis sativa cultivar Pink pepper isolate KNU-18-1 unplaced genomic scaffold, ASM2916894v1 Contig1, whole genome shotgun sequence genome, one interval contains:
- the LOC133032969 gene encoding uncharacterized mitochondrial protein AtMg00810-like yields the protein MCVSFTSLCMDSNKLQEPGNNDIHLSKFVQQLDKCFTLKDLGDLHFFLGIEVFRDEAGLYLTQTKYIEDLLRRHNMTHLKPSPTPISTGKCLSALDGKEMENPTVCRSLIGALQYLCHTRPDISYAVNSLSQFLKSPSTIHWNAAKRILRYLKGTSTQGLHICCSNNLNITGFSDADWVSNVDDRRSVGGYCVYLGESLVSWSSKKQFVVSRSSTESEYRALDHVSAEITWIESLLKEIKFPLPTVPITWCDNLSASALASNPVYHARTKHIELDIHYVRDKVLNKTLEIRYVPSADQIVDCMTKGLSHSRFQYLACKLGVKMSPSRLRGGVKKID from the exons ATGTGTGTAAGCTTCACAAGTCTTTGTATGGACTCAAACAAGCTCCAAGAGCCTG GGAACAATGACATTCATCTCAGCAAGTTTGTTCAACAACTTGACAAATGTTTTACTCTCAAAGACCTTGGTGATCTCCATTTCTTCCTTGGCATCGAAGTGTTTAGAGATGAGGCAGGTCTATATCTCACTCAAACCAAATACATTGAAGACTTATTGAGAAGACACAACATGACTCACCTAAAGCCTAGTCCAACTCCTATCTCTACTGGGAAATGCCTGTCTGCTCTGGATGGAAAGGAAATGGAAAATCCTACTGTTTGCAGAAGCTTAATTGGAGCCTTGCAATACTTATGTCACACTCGACCAGATATCAGCTATGCAGTTAACTCTCTTAGTCAATTCCTCAAAAGTCCATCAACTATCCACTGGAATGCAGCTAAGAGAATCCTCAGATATCTGAAGGGTACTAGTACCCAAGGTCTTCACATCTGCTGCAGCAACAACTTGAACATCACAGGTTtttctgatgcagattgggTGAGTAATGTTGATGATAGAAGATCTGTTGGAGGGTACTGTGTGTATCTAGGTGAATCTCTGGTGTCATGGTCATCCAAAAAGCAATTTGTTGTTTCCAGGTCTAGCACAGAATCAGAATATAGGGCCCTTGATCATGTCAGTGCTGAGATAACCTGGATTGAATCTCTACTCAAGGAAATCAAATTTCCTCTGCCGACTGTTCCAATCACTTGGTGTGATAATCTAAGTGCAAGTGCACTTGCCTCAAACCCAGTGTATCATGCAAGAACTAAACATATTGAGTTGGACATTCATTATGTGCGAGACAAAGTCCTAAATAAGACTCTGGAAATCAGATATGTTCCCTCTGCTGATCAAATAGTTGATTGTATGACAAAAGGACTATCACATTCTCGCTTTCAGTACTTGGCTTGCAAACTCGGAGTGAAGATGTCACCCTCTCGTTTGAGGGGTGGTGTTAAGAAAATAGATTAG